A portion of the Halogeometricum sp. S1BR25-6 genome contains these proteins:
- a CDS encoding EamA family transporter yields MDFPQIGSAVFFGSITMVTWGIWVVLGNAASESIDPRTAAAISYLVAGLLALGFVIVSDASFAINARGGLLAGVAGLFTGIGLISMYVGLSAGSTTTVSTLGAMYFVVAAIIGMIVFGEKVTATRLAGIAFAVLGVVLVAR; encoded by the coding sequence ATGGATTTCCCACAGATAGGTTCGGCTGTCTTCTTCGGTTCGATTACGATGGTCACGTGGGGAATCTGGGTCGTCCTCGGCAACGCCGCTTCGGAATCCATCGACCCGAGAACGGCCGCCGCAATCTCCTATCTCGTCGCGGGACTCCTCGCACTCGGGTTCGTCATCGTTTCGGACGCGTCGTTCGCCATCAACGCGAGAGGAGGGCTTCTCGCCGGTGTGGCCGGTCTGTTCACTGGTATCGGCCTCATTTCGATGTACGTCGGCCTCTCCGCGGGGTCGACGACGACGGTCTCCACGCTCGGTGCGATGTACTTCGTCGTCGCGGCCATCATCGGCATGATCGTCTTCGGAGAGAAAGTGACGGCGACGAGACTCGCCGGAATCGCGTTCGCGGTTCTCGGGGTCGTCTTGGTCGCCCGATAG
- the phoU gene encoding phosphate signaling complex protein PhoU, producing MPRQEYQNSLESLRDDVLYMSELVAERLRMGLDALEQKDEELAQQVIEGDSEINRMYLDLEQECINLIALQQPVASDLRFIAASFKITTDLERIGDLATNLAGYATEADRDVFPEVDIQQIGDETLDMLETAMEAYAEEDAELCRSVADRDDEVDAMCEAASEMVVRDLIEADPFGEADLDAEAYMTDISRLLLTIRDLERVGDHAVNIAARSLYMAEDDDELLY from the coding sequence ATGCCCCGTCAAGAGTATCAGAACTCCCTGGAGTCGCTTCGCGACGACGTGCTCTACATGAGCGAACTCGTCGCGGAACGCCTCCGCATGGGTCTGGACGCACTCGAACAGAAGGACGAAGAACTCGCACAGCAGGTCATCGAGGGCGACAGCGAGATAAACCGGATGTACCTCGACCTCGAACAGGAGTGCATCAACCTCATCGCCCTCCAGCAACCGGTCGCCTCCGACCTTCGCTTCATCGCGGCGTCGTTCAAGATCACGACCGACCTCGAACGCATCGGCGACCTCGCGACGAACCTCGCGGGGTACGCCACCGAGGCCGACCGCGACGTGTTCCCCGAGGTCGACATCCAGCAGATCGGCGACGAGACGCTGGACATGTTGGAGACCGCGATGGAGGCGTACGCCGAGGAGGACGCCGAACTGTGCCGCTCGGTCGCGGACCGCGACGACGAGGTCGACGCGATGTGCGAGGCGGCCAGCGAGATGGTCGTCCGCGACCTCATCGAGGCCGACCCCTTCGGCGAGGCGGACCTCGACGCCGAAGCGTACATGACCGACATCTCCCGCCTCCTCCTGACGATTCGCGACCTCGAACGCGTCGGCGACCACGCGGTCAACATCGCCGCTCGGTCGCTGTACATGGCCGAGGACGACGACGAACTGCTGTACTAG
- the pstB gene encoding phosphate ABC transporter ATP-binding protein PstB produces the protein MSNTTQANPNAEEANENEQTTVVGETSEELKSEWVDYQFEGDPKFTVEDLNVWYGDDHALHDISMDIPEKSVTALIGPSGCGKSTFLRCLNRMNDRIKAANVDGSVKLDGREIYQDGVDLVELRKRVGQVFQSPNPFPKSIRKNISYGPRKHGDLNTGLLARLTGRDDGEKEEALVERSLKQAALWDEVKDRLDDNAIGLSGGQQQRLCIARALATDPEVILMDEPASALDPVATSKIEDLIVELSEDYTVVVVTHNMQQAARISDQTAVFLTGGYLVEYDDTDKIFENPESQRVEDYITGKFG, from the coding sequence ATGAGCAACACGACACAGGCGAACCCGAACGCCGAGGAAGCGAACGAGAACGAACAGACGACGGTCGTCGGCGAGACGAGCGAGGAGCTCAAATCGGAGTGGGTCGACTACCAGTTCGAAGGCGACCCGAAGTTCACCGTCGAGGACCTCAACGTTTGGTACGGCGACGACCACGCGCTCCACGACATCTCGATGGACATCCCCGAGAAGAGCGTCACGGCGCTCATCGGCCCGTCCGGTTGCGGGAAGTCGACGTTCCTCCGGTGTCTCAACCGGATGAACGACCGCATCAAGGCGGCCAACGTCGACGGATCGGTGAAGCTCGACGGCCGCGAAATCTACCAGGACGGCGTCGACCTCGTGGAACTGCGAAAGCGCGTCGGACAGGTGTTCCAGTCGCCGAACCCGTTCCCGAAGTCGATCCGCAAGAACATCTCGTACGGACCCCGGAAGCACGGCGACCTCAACACCGGACTGCTCGCGCGCCTCACCGGCCGCGACGACGGCGAGAAGGAGGAGGCGCTGGTCGAACGGTCGCTCAAGCAGGCGGCGCTGTGGGACGAGGTGAAAGACCGCCTCGACGACAACGCCATCGGCCTCTCGGGCGGGCAACAGCAGCGTCTCTGCATCGCCCGCGCGCTGGCGACCGACCCCGAGGTCATCCTGATGGACGAACCCGCCTCGGCGCTGGACCCCGTCGCCACCTCGAAGATAGAGGACCTCATCGTCGAACTCTCCGAGGACTACACCGTCGTCGTCGTCACGCACAACATGCAGCAGGCCGCTCGCATCTCCGACCAGACGGCCGTCTTCCTCACCGGCGGCTACCTCGTCGAGTACGACGACACCGACAAGATATTCGAGAACCCCGAGAGCCAGCGCGTGGAAGACTACATCACGGGTAAGTTCGGGTAG
- the pstA gene encoding phosphate ABC transporter permease PstA produces MSLDTQTANTLVDEDSSALAYVAGAATVVSLLLAVAGVLTVFGVVGLTSTVVGLSVFELFGVGFAAVGVTLLGVGVASRAGVVQTKPDVTAGALPMVVFGLVGLVVSGLVASQTLGFSTLWPLFALLGGVGVAAATVFPPEDIGVTLPAGGLALLTGGTFLAGLITPSWTWEPIAGSATYTGTFAIPVLALFVGVLVAWVGAEAYGGFGTRGRQMGAYLLIGANAVGMLSLLVVLVAYVVSRGFAPMTRGIQFGLFWEPLTWFYFPPIEEYVVINGPLVWFYWPFVMEGVALMNDVNGIFPAIVGTVWVVAGAVAFAIPLGVGAAIFLTEYAERGRFTQLVEISTNGLWSTPSIVYGLFGLAFLVPRLGNTTSLLSGMLVLGIMMLPLVVITSREALKSVPDDYRDASAALGVGKWETIKSVVLPAAMPGVITGVILGIGRIAGETAPILLVMVSDPFPSRATDVLAPQFSFVSNFPFVHAQLIDTSALLQPTSALPYQLYAIITAGVGQRESFAWGTALVLLLVVLSFYAVGIGSRMYFRRKLDQ; encoded by the coding sequence ATGAGCCTCGACACCCAAACCGCGAACACGCTCGTCGACGAGGACTCCTCGGCGCTGGCGTACGTCGCCGGCGCCGCCACGGTGGTCTCTTTGCTCCTCGCCGTCGCCGGCGTCCTGACCGTCTTCGGCGTCGTCGGACTGACGAGCACCGTCGTCGGTCTCTCCGTCTTCGAACTGTTCGGCGTCGGGTTCGCCGCCGTCGGCGTCACGCTCCTCGGCGTCGGGGTCGCTTCGCGGGCCGGCGTCGTCCAGACGAAACCTGACGTGACCGCGGGGGCGCTCCCGATGGTCGTCTTCGGACTCGTCGGCCTCGTCGTCTCCGGGCTCGTCGCCTCGCAGACGCTCGGCTTTTCGACACTGTGGCCGCTGTTCGCCCTTCTCGGAGGCGTCGGCGTGGCGGCCGCGACGGTCTTCCCCCCCGAGGACATCGGCGTGACGCTCCCCGCGGGCGGCCTCGCGCTGCTCACCGGGGGGACGTTCCTCGCCGGCCTCATCACTCCCTCGTGGACGTGGGAACCGATAGCCGGGTCGGCGACGTACACCGGAACGTTCGCCATCCCGGTTCTCGCGCTGTTCGTCGGCGTCCTCGTCGCGTGGGTCGGCGCCGAAGCCTACGGCGGCTTCGGCACCCGCGGGCGACAGATGGGGGCGTACCTCCTCATCGGCGCCAACGCCGTCGGCATGCTCTCGCTGCTGGTCGTCCTCGTCGCGTACGTCGTCAGCAGGGGGTTCGCCCCGATGACCCGCGGCATCCAGTTCGGCCTCTTCTGGGAGCCGCTGACGTGGTTCTACTTCCCGCCTATCGAGGAGTACGTCGTCATCAACGGTCCGCTCGTGTGGTTCTACTGGCCGTTCGTCATGGAGGGCGTCGCGCTGATGAACGACGTGAACGGCATCTTCCCGGCAATCGTCGGCACCGTCTGGGTCGTCGCCGGCGCCGTCGCCTTCGCCATCCCGCTGGGCGTCGGCGCCGCCATCTTCCTGACCGAGTACGCCGAACGCGGCCGGTTCACACAACTCGTCGAAATATCGACGAACGGGCTGTGGAGCACGCCCAGCATCGTCTACGGGCTGTTCGGGCTGGCCTTCCTCGTCCCGCGGCTCGGTAACACGACCTCGCTGCTCTCGGGGATGCTGGTGCTCGGCATCATGATGCTCCCCTTGGTGGTCATCACGAGTCGGGAGGCGCTCAAGAGCGTCCCCGACGACTACCGCGACGCCAGCGCCGCGCTCGGCGTCGGCAAGTGGGAGACGATAAAGAGCGTCGTCCTGCCGGCGGCGATGCCGGGCGTCATCACGGGCGTCATCCTCGGCATCGGTCGCATCGCGGGCGAGACGGCGCCCATCCTCCTTGTGATGGTGAGCGACCCGTTCCCCTCCCGGGCGACGGACGTGCTCGCCCCGCAGTTCTCCTTCGTCTCGAACTTCCCCTTCGTCCACGCGCAGTTGATAGACACGAGCGCGCTGCTGCAGCCGACGAGCGCGCTGCCCTACCAGCTGTACGCGATAATCACCGCGGGCGTCGGACAGCGCGAATCGTTCGCGTGGGGGACGGCGCTCGTCCTCCTCCTCGTCGTCCTGTCCTTCTACGCGGTCGGCATCGGCTCGCGGATGTACTTCCGACGGAAACTAGACCAATGA
- the pstC gene encoding phosphate ABC transporter permease subunit PstC gives MSTGNRFEAFDEIDRGTRLIGATSGLALVAVLVAFLVAAQYAIYPLVAFVAVVAYGWYAYQENTAAVLMFFTTVSTIVILGLITVYLFVRSVPAFETMGLDILLKTNQPLWERASNTYSLAPMIWGTILTTVIAMAIAAPLGVAGALFISEIAPGWAREIIKPAVEMLAGIPSIVYGFLGWVVVTEYFYNELQLSNFSSLMVAGIMIGVMALPTVVSVAEDAITSVPGAMKDGSLALGASDWQTIKSVTFPAAFSGISAAVILGVGRAVGETMAATVILGHQQAFPDPLYDVWEGTETLTSLIASQYGIATGTQLSALFAAGVVLFITVLALSIGSQFVEARMRRRLGGEQ, from the coding sequence ATGTCGACCGGCAATCGATTCGAAGCGTTCGACGAGATAGACCGCGGGACGCGACTCATCGGCGCGACCAGCGGACTGGCGCTGGTGGCCGTTCTCGTCGCCTTCCTCGTGGCGGCCCAGTACGCCATCTATCCGCTCGTCGCCTTCGTCGCCGTCGTCGCGTACGGTTGGTACGCCTACCAGGAGAACACGGCCGCGGTGCTGATGTTCTTTACCACGGTGTCGACCATCGTCATCCTCGGCCTGATAACCGTCTATCTCTTCGTCAGGTCGGTCCCGGCGTTCGAGACGATGGGTCTCGATATCCTCCTGAAGACGAACCAACCGCTCTGGGAGCGGGCCTCGAACACCTACTCGCTGGCGCCGATGATCTGGGGGACGATTCTGACGACGGTCATCGCCATGGCTATCGCCGCCCCCCTCGGCGTCGCGGGCGCGCTGTTTATCAGCGAGATAGCGCCCGGCTGGGCGCGCGAGATAATCAAGCCGGCCGTCGAGATGCTGGCCGGTATCCCTTCTATCGTCTACGGCTTTCTCGGCTGGGTCGTCGTGACCGAGTACTTCTACAACGAACTCCAGCTCTCTAACTTCAGTAGCCTCATGGTCGCCGGCATCATGATCGGCGTCATGGCGCTGCCGACGGTCGTCTCCGTCGCCGAGGACGCGATAACGAGCGTCCCCGGCGCGATGAAAGACGGGTCGCTCGCCCTCGGCGCGAGCGACTGGCAGACGATAAAGAGCGTCACCTTCCCCGCCGCCTTCTCCGGCATCTCCGCGGCGGTCATCCTCGGTGTCGGCCGCGCCGTCGGCGAAACGATGGCCGCGACGGTCATCCTCGGCCACCAGCAGGCGTTCCCCGACCCCCTGTACGACGTGTGGGAAGGGACGGAGACGCTGACTAGCCTCATCGCCAGCCAGTACGGCATCGCGACCGGCACGCAACTCAGCGCGCTGTTCGCCGCGGGGGTCGTGCTGTTCATCACCGTGCTGGCGCTCAGTATCGGGTCGCAGTTCGTCGAGGCGCGGATGCGCCGCCGCCTCGGAGGTGAACAATAA
- a CDS encoding PstS family phosphate ABC transporter substrate-binding protein, protein MSEYPVHRRSLLAGGAGLVASVVTAGCVSTSATPPGGGEGSDGSGDGGSSGSTELLKAGGSSTVYPIANKAGSYWNSNPPADDEEYWGPQEYNIDTDQNLADYWAGLYGFDSGSGSSVPFTVSVGLSHSGTGLEKLKNGQLDIGNASAPVDAELPEASEEELNKFINHVVGVDAQPIVVSQEIYEAGVTQLTAEQVRGIYKGEITNWSQIDRYEGPPREIQAIGRSVGSGTDTAFRANFLGDPEAEIPGVDVRKGQNQQVKTTVSKSNNAVAYMALAFVDDSVPAVALNVDGTVYERGKNLSDPSYPLARDLHCYTYEDTSEMEAAFLRMIISDFGQQTFVEPVGYAKLTEERRQNQLEKLPETA, encoded by the coding sequence ATGTCTGAGTATCCTGTCCATCGACGCTCGCTGTTGGCCGGTGGCGCCGGACTCGTGGCTTCCGTGGTGACGGCGGGGTGCGTGAGCACGAGTGCGACGCCTCCCGGAGGCGGTGAGGGGTCAGACGGGAGCGGCGACGGTGGCTCGTCCGGGTCGACGGAACTGCTGAAGGCGGGCGGCTCCTCGACCGTGTACCCGATCGCCAACAAGGCCGGGTCGTACTGGAACTCGAACCCCCCCGCGGACGACGAAGAGTACTGGGGGCCGCAAGAGTACAACATCGATACCGACCAGAATCTCGCGGACTACTGGGCCGGTCTGTACGGCTTCGACTCCGGGTCGGGGTCGTCGGTGCCGTTCACCGTCAGCGTCGGGCTGAGTCACTCGGGAACCGGCCTGGAGAAGCTCAAAAACGGTCAGCTGGACATTGGGAACGCCAGTGCGCCGGTCGACGCCGAACTTCCCGAGGCTTCCGAGGAGGAACTGAACAAGTTCATCAACCACGTCGTCGGCGTCGACGCCCAGCCCATCGTCGTCAGCCAGGAAATCTACGAGGCGGGCGTGACGCAACTCACCGCCGAGCAGGTCCGCGGTATCTACAAAGGCGAGATAACGAACTGGTCCCAGATAGACCGCTACGAGGGCCCACCCCGGGAGATACAGGCCATCGGCCGGTCGGTCGGGTCGGGGACCGACACCGCCTTCCGGGCGAACTTCCTCGGCGACCCGGAGGCGGAGATTCCCGGTGTCGACGTGCGTAAGGGGCAGAATCAGCAAGTGAAGACGACGGTTTCGAAGTCGAACAACGCCGTCGCGTACATGGCGCTGGCGTTCGTCGACGACTCGGTGCCGGCCGTCGCACTCAACGTCGACGGCACGGTGTACGAGCGGGGAAAGAATCTCTCGGACCCGAGCTACCCGCTCGCGCGTGACCTTCACTGCTACACCTACGAGGACACCTCGGAGATGGAGGCGGCGTTCCTCCGGATGATCATCTCCGACTTCGGACAGCAGACGTTCGTCGAACCGGTCGGCTACGCGAAACTCACCGAGGAGCGGCGCCAGAACCAACTGGAGAAGCTCCCGGAGACGGCCTGA
- a CDS encoding PstS family phosphate ABC transporter substrate-binding protein: protein MTRNPSKASNGVSRRKFVVASGAAGLAGLAGCSGGTGGEQASATSGGEGTEQSMQQSTQSSSGSAGDTSTPLTADGSSTVYPVTNLAGSYWNSNPPADDKEYWGPGQYDIDTDQNLADYWAGLYGFEASEDGSPPFPTSIGLSHSGVGLEKLKQGQIDIGDSSAPVSAEFPEASESELESFTNHVVAVDAQPVVVSKAIYDAGVTKLTIEQLRGIYQGEITNWSEIDGYSGEDKEIQAVGRAVGSGTDTSFRLNVLGDPEASMNGVNVRKGQNQQVKTLVSKSNNAIAYLALAFVDEQSVPPVSLAIDGTTYTYGENLGAKDYPLSRDLHAYTWEGTSKKEAAFLRMILSDFGQQTFVESNNYVTLTDERLSEEQGNLPETE from the coding sequence ATGACGCGGAACCCATCGAAGGCGTCGAACGGTGTGTCGAGGCGGAAATTCGTGGTTGCCTCCGGAGCGGCGGGGCTCGCCGGACTTGCGGGGTGCAGCGGCGGCACGGGCGGCGAACAGGCGTCGGCTACGTCCGGCGGCGAGGGAACCGAGCAGTCGATGCAGCAGTCGACCCAGTCGTCCAGTGGAAGCGCGGGCGACACGTCGACGCCGCTGACGGCCGACGGGTCGTCGACGGTCTATCCGGTGACGAACCTCGCCGGGTCCTACTGGAACTCGAACCCGCCCGCCGACGACAAGGAGTACTGGGGACCGGGACAGTACGACATCGACACCGACCAGAATCTAGCGGACTACTGGGCCGGACTGTACGGCTTCGAGGCGAGCGAGGATGGGTCGCCGCCGTTCCCGACCAGCATCGGTCTCAGCCACAGCGGGGTCGGTCTGGAGAAACTCAAACAGGGACAGATCGACATCGGCGACTCCAGTGCGCCGGTCAGCGCCGAGTTCCCGGAGGCCTCGGAGAGCGAACTCGAATCGTTCACGAACCACGTCGTCGCCGTCGACGCGCAACCCGTGGTCGTCAGCAAGGCGATATACGACGCGGGCGTGACGAAACTCACCATCGAGCAACTCCGAGGCATCTACCAGGGAGAGATCACGAACTGGTCCGAAATCGACGGCTACAGCGGAGAGGACAAGGAGATTCAGGCCGTCGGTCGCGCCGTGGGGTCCGGCACCGACACGTCGTTCCGCCTAAACGTCCTCGGCGACCCCGAGGCATCGATGAACGGCGTCAACGTCCGGAAAGGGCAGAACCAGCAGGTCAAGACGTTGGTGTCGAAGTCGAACAACGCTATCGCGTACCTCGCGCTGGCGTTCGTCGACGAGCAGTCCGTCCCGCCCGTCTCGCTCGCCATCGACGGCACTACCTACACGTACGGCGAGAATCTCGGCGCCAAGGACTACCCCCTCTCCCGGGACCTCCACGCGTACACCTGGGAGGGAACCTCGAAGAAGGAGGCGGCGTTCCTCCGGATGATTCTCTCCGACTTCGGGCAGCAAACGTTCGTCGAATCGAACAACTACGTGACGCTCACCGACGAACGGTTGTCGGAAGAACAAGGGAATCTCCCGGAAACTGAATAG
- a CDS encoding phosphate uptake regulator PhoU, whose translation MVETRKVQVTGGSTYTVSIPKGWATENSVSAGTEVEFYPEGDSLFLTPRSEDERTEGTLDIANLDGDELMRAVMTMYVSGFDIIALESGRITTEQRRTIREATQSLVGLEVLEETRDRVVIRDLLDSSELSIHNAVTRMRLISMSMLEDAIAAIAELDDDMARDVIQRDDDVDRLWMVVSRIFRATLRTPKAAEELGLPREVCFDYQSAARQLERIGDHATKIAHLTLNFEEPVPEKVVTALQELYVDARKVVDDGMDALFTDDPDEASRLANEAREAVQEIDESARKIDELLRDLDPARAQLLGLIVDSVSRSADYGGNIAETALQKAAPTP comes from the coding sequence ATGGTCGAGACGCGAAAGGTGCAGGTGACGGGAGGGTCGACGTACACTGTTTCGATTCCCAAGGGTTGGGCGACCGAGAACAGCGTCTCAGCGGGGACCGAAGTGGAGTTCTACCCCGAGGGCGACTCGCTGTTCTTGACGCCGCGCTCGGAGGACGAGCGGACGGAGGGAACGCTCGACATCGCCAACCTCGACGGCGACGAACTCATGCGCGCGGTGATGACGATGTACGTCAGCGGCTTCGACATCATCGCCTTGGAGAGCGGGCGCATCACCACCGAGCAGCGCCGGACAATCCGCGAGGCGACGCAGAGCCTCGTCGGCCTCGAAGTGCTCGAAGAGACCCGCGACCGGGTCGTCATCCGCGACCTGTTGGACTCCTCGGAACTGTCCATCCACAACGCCGTCACGCGGATGCGGCTCATCTCGATGTCGATGCTCGAAGACGCCATCGCCGCCATCGCCGAACTCGACGACGACATGGCCCGGGACGTCATCCAACGCGACGACGACGTCGACCGCCTCTGGATGGTCGTCTCGCGCATCTTCCGCGCGACGCTCCGGACGCCGAAAGCCGCCGAAGAGTTGGGCCTCCCGCGCGAGGTGTGCTTCGACTACCAGTCCGCGGCCCGCCAACTCGAACGCATCGGCGACCACGCGACGAAGATAGCCCACCTGACGCTGAACTTCGAGGAACCGGTCCCGGAGAAGGTGGTTACCGCCCTCCAAGAACTGTACGTCGACGCGCGGAAGGTCGTCGACGACGGGATGGACGCCCTGTTCACCGACGACCCCGACGAGGCCTCCCGGTTGGCCAACGAGGCCCGCGAAGCGGTCCAAGAGATAGACGAGAGCGCGCGCAAGATAGACGAACTGCTTCGCGACCTCGACCCGGCGCGCGCGCAGTTGCTCGGTCTCATCGTCGACTCCGTCTCCCGGAGCGCCGACTACGGCGGCAACATCGCCGAGACGGCGCTCCAAAAGGCGGCGCCGACGCCCTAA
- a CDS encoding 30S ribosomal protein S8e, producing MKDQGRSKRKRTGGRLKPSHKKKRHQLGRQPTETTVGEPRFRVVDSRGSKKKVRALSTNVAQVADGGEVSEADIENVVDNPSNVNYIRRNIITKGAIIDTSEGRARVTSRPGQDGQVNAVLVDEE from the coding sequence ATGAAGGACCAAGGACGCTCCAAGCGGAAGCGCACCGGCGGGCGGCTCAAACCCTCCCACAAGAAGAAGCGACACCAACTCGGCCGTCAGCCCACCGAGACCACCGTCGGCGAACCCCGGTTCCGCGTCGTCGACTCCCGCGGCAGCAAGAAGAAGGTCCGCGCGCTCTCGACGAACGTCGCGCAGGTCGCCGACGGCGGCGAGGTCAGCGAGGCCGACATCGAGAACGTCGTCGACAACCCCTCGAACGTCAACTACATCCGCCGGAACATCATCACGAAGGGCGCCATCATCGACACCAGCGAAGGTCGCGCCCGCGTCACCTCCCGCCCCGGTCAGGACGGGCAGGTCAACGCCGTCCTCGTCGACGAGGAGTAA
- a CDS encoding DUF2240 family protein, whose protein sequence is MSLEVAVAVPFKQRGTDRLGEGEFVVALSLDRDWFSPDQAKRLIDVAAGRGLVAREDGQVVAAFDPAGVTVPEDYEPDQSILREQSAFERMLDALVAAGHDKREAVAGVNDLQRRLGVSVEAAAALYAKRRGVDVGDAARAAREEL, encoded by the coding sequence ATGAGCCTCGAGGTGGCGGTGGCGGTGCCGTTCAAACAGCGCGGAACCGACCGCCTGGGCGAGGGGGAGTTCGTCGTCGCCCTCTCCTTGGACCGCGATTGGTTCTCGCCCGACCAGGCGAAGCGCCTCATCGACGTCGCCGCGGGTCGCGGTCTGGTCGCGCGCGAGGACGGACAGGTCGTCGCCGCGTTCGACCCCGCCGGCGTCACCGTGCCGGAGGACTACGAACCCGACCAGTCGATTCTGCGCGAGCAGTCGGCGTTCGAGCGGATGCTCGACGCCCTCGTCGCCGCCGGCCACGACAAACGGGAGGCCGTCGCGGGCGTCAACGACCTCCAGCGACGACTCGGCGTCAGCGTGGAGGCGGCCGCCGCCCTCTACGCGAAGCGCCGCGGCGTCGACGTGGGCGACGCCGCGCGGGCGGCCCGCGAGGAGTTGTAA
- a CDS encoding HAD family hydrolase, with the protein MTIRAVGFDLDYTLAIPTRDREMILRDAATAAGAPPLSRDAYLDAHSEHLTGETRAPIFETLLRARDSDADPDAVAASYREHIADALVPVDGAEAFLADLRERYPVGLLTNGPRVAQRDKLATLGWEDAFDAALVTGELAAGKPNAAAFEALLDALGSEAGETAYVGDDVNADIGGARGAGLVPIQVIFEGGPDPDSHAAAHIERDELTDRLPAVLDGL; encoded by the coding sequence GTGACTATCCGGGCGGTCGGGTTCGACCTCGACTACACTCTCGCGATACCGACGCGAGACCGAGAGATGATTCTACGCGACGCCGCGACCGCCGCGGGCGCGCCGCCGCTCTCCAGGGACGCGTACCTCGACGCACACAGCGAGCACCTGACGGGGGAGACGCGAGCACCCATCTTCGAGACGCTGCTGCGCGCGCGCGACTCGGACGCCGACCCCGACGCCGTCGCCGCGTCCTACCGCGAGCACATCGCCGACGCCCTCGTCCCCGTCGACGGCGCGGAGGCGTTCCTCGCGGACCTGCGCGAGCGCTACCCCGTCGGCCTGCTCACCAACGGGCCGCGGGTCGCCCAGCGCGACAAACTCGCCACCCTCGGCTGGGAGGACGCCTTCGACGCGGCGCTCGTGACCGGCGAACTCGCCGCCGGCAAACCGAACGCGGCAGCCTTCGAGGCGTTACTGGACGCGCTGGGCAGCGAGGCGGGCGAGACCGCGTACGTCGGCGACGACGTGAACGCCGACATCGGCGGGGCGAGGGGGGCCGGCCTCGTTCCGATTCAGGTCATCTTCGAAGGCGGCCCGGACCCCGACTCGCACGCGGCGGCGCACATCGAGCGCGACGAACTGACCGACCGACTGCCGGCGGTCCTCGACGGTCTCTGA